One part of the Glycine soja cultivar W05 chromosome 11, ASM419377v2, whole genome shotgun sequence genome encodes these proteins:
- the LOC114375874 gene encoding uncharacterized protein LOC114375874 → MDKFCKNPENAINRRKMEMLRQMNIRESMDKNEVLKVHQHIARFWYQVGLSFNLIKLKSFENMVAAIGQYGPHLPIPSYHDIRVPLLKKEVEYTENLMKGHREQWVKYGCTIMSDAWTDRKQRCIINFFINSQAGTMFLKSVDGSDFVKTGEKLFELLDAIVEEVGEENVVQVVTDNGSNYVLAGKLLEEKRKHIYWTPCAAHCIDLMLEDIGKLPLIRKTIRRAINLVGFIYAHSSTLSLLRNFTNKRELVRHAITRFSTSYLTLERLHKEKANIRKMFTSDEWTLNKLSKEPKGKEAAKVVLMPSFWNSVVYTLKVMAPLVKVLRLVDGERKPAMGYIYEAMDKAKETIMKSFNNNESKYKDVFEIIDKRWNCQLHRPLHAAAHFLNPEFFYDNTDLEFDFEVTNGLFECIKKLIPQFDVQQKILTELHLYKIGADHFGSDFAMAQRKTHSPTYWWRMFGSQTPNLQKLAIKILSLTCSASGCERNWSVFEQIHSKKRNRLEHKRLHDLVFVKYNQQLKQRYNARDEIDPISLNDIDVCNEWLVGEMDQDDDNDAGNDLVFEDDDALNWATVYQASGVGECRMYTRRKKQKTSVVAAQTSKKQAMVVGSSSRKQKAVQENDKDLDVEENIDVESEEEEIMVNFEASDGEEGEGDAPLPYDNNEDDYVGIGEDD, encoded by the exons ATGGACAAATTCTGTAAGAATCCAGAAAATGCAATCAATCGGAGAAAAATGGAGATGCTGAGGCAAATGAACATAAGAGAGTCAATGGATAAGAATGAAGTATTGAAGGTGCATCAACATATTGCTCGCTTTTGGTACCAAGTAGGTTTGTCATTCAACCTCATTAAATTGAAAAGCTTTGAGAACATGGTTGCAGCCATTGGTCAATATGGGCCACATTTGCCCATTCCTAGCTATCATGACATCAGAGTTCCACTCTTGAAGAAGGAAGTTGAATATACTGAAAATTTGATGAAAGGCCATAGGGAGCAATGGGTCAAGTATGGTTGTACTATTATGTCCGATGCATGGACTGATCGGAAACAAAGatgcatcattaatttttttattaactctcAAGCTGGTACCATGTTTTTGAAGTCTGTTGATGGCTCTGATTTTGTGAAGACAGGTGAAAAGCTTTTTGAGTTGCTTGATGCCATTGTGGAGGAAGTTGGAGAAGAGAATGTTGTTCAAGTTGTAACCGATAATGGGAGCAACTATGTTTTAGCGGGTAAGTTGTTGGAGGAGAAAAGGAAACATATTTATTGGACTCCTTGTGCAGCTCATTGTATTGATTTGATGCTTGAAGATATTGGGAAGCTTCCCTTGATAAGGAAGACCATTAGAAGGGCAATTAATCTAGTTGGGTTTATCTATGCCCATTCTAGTACCTTAAGTTTGTTGAGAAATTTTACAAACAAGAGGGAATTGGTGAGACATGCTATTACTAGATTTTCCACTTCTTATCTAACCTTGGAAAGGCTTCACAAAGAGAAAGCCAATATTAGAAAAATGTTTACTTCTGATgaatggaccttgaacaagctatCTAAGGAGCCTAAGGGAAAAGAAGCTGCAAAGGTAGTGCTCATGCCTTCTTTTTGGAATAGTGTGGTTTACACTCTTAAAGTCATGGCTCCACTTGTGAAAGTGCTTCGTCTTGTGGATGGTGAAAGGAAACCAGCCATGGGCTATATTTATGAAGCAATGGACAAggcaaaagaaacaattatGAAGTCTTTCAACAACAATGAAAGCAAGTACAAAGATGTGTTTGAAATCATTGATAAAAGATGGAATTGTCAGCTTCATAGGCCATTGCATGCAGCTGCCCACTTCTTAAATCCAGAGTTCTTTTATGACAACACTGACTTAGAGTTTGATTTTGAGGTCACCAATGGTTTGTTTGAGTGCATTAAGAAGTTGATTCCACAATTTGATGTGCAACAGAAAATTCTAACCGAGTTGCATCTTTACAAGATTGGTGCTGACCACTTTGGTTCCGACTTTGCAATGgctcaaaggaaaacccattctcCTA CATATTGGTGGCGAATGTTTGGGTCACAAACTCCAAATTTGCAAAAGCTGGCTATTAAGATTTTGAGTTTGACTTGCAGTGCTTCAGGATGTGAAAGAAATTGGAGTGTGTTTGAGCAA attcattccaaaaaaagaaataggctTGAGCACAAGAGGTTGCATGATTTGGTGTTTGTCAAATACAACCAACAATTGAAGCAAAGATATAATGCAagagatgaaattgatccaatttCTCTTAATGATATTGATGTATGCAATGAATGGCTCGTGGGAGAGATGGAtcaagatgatgataatgatgctggaaatgatttggtatttgaagatgatgatgctcTAAATTGGGCAACTGTGTATCAGGCTTCGGGGGTTGGAGAGTGTAGGATGTATACTAGGCggaaaaagcaaaaaacaagTGTTGTTGCTGCCCAAACTTCTAAAAAACAGGCAATGGTTGTTGGATCTTCATCAAGGAAGCAAAAAGCAGTCCAAGAAAATGATAAGGATCTAGATGTTGAGGAGAATATTGATGTTgaatctgaagaagaagaaatcatggTCAATTTTGAGGCGTCTGATGGggaagagggagagggagatgcTCCATTACCATATGATAACAACGAAGATGATTATGTTGGGATTGGAGAAGATGATTAG